Proteins encoded together in one Rhizobium bangladeshense window:
- a CDS encoding carbon-nitrogen hydrolase family protein, with the protein MSFKAAAVQMCSGVDPARNAAAMARLVREAAAQGATYVQTPEMTGMLQRDRDAARAVLADETHDIIVKTGSELARELGIYMHVGSTAIALAHGKIANRGFLFGPDGRILNRYDKIHMFDVDLDNGESWRESAAYTAGSEARVLSLPFAEMGFAICYDVRFPALFRAQAVAGAEVMTVPAAFTKQTGEAHWEILLRARAIENGVFVVAAAQAGRHEDGRETFGHSMIIDPWGTVLASAGATGEAVIVAEIDPSAVKAAHDKIPNLRNGREFSVEKIAGAVAGGVAA; encoded by the coding sequence ATGAGCTTCAAGGCCGCCGCTGTTCAGATGTGCTCCGGGGTCGATCCCGCAAGGAATGCCGCCGCCATGGCGCGGCTGGTGCGCGAGGCTGCAGCGCAGGGCGCGACCTATGTGCAGACGCCTGAAATGACGGGCATGCTGCAGCGTGACCGCGATGCGGCACGCGCCGTGCTTGCCGACGAGACGCACGATATCATCGTCAAGACGGGCTCCGAGCTTGCCAGGGAACTCGGCATCTACATGCATGTCGGCTCGACGGCGATCGCGCTCGCCCATGGAAAGATTGCCAATCGCGGCTTCCTCTTTGGTCCTGACGGCCGGATTCTAAATCGCTACGACAAGATTCATATGTTCGACGTCGATCTCGACAACGGCGAGAGCTGGCGCGAGAGCGCCGCCTATACCGCGGGCTCGGAGGCACGCGTCTTGTCGCTGCCCTTTGCCGAAATGGGTTTTGCCATCTGCTACGACGTCCGCTTCCCGGCGCTTTTCCGCGCTCAGGCCGTTGCCGGCGCCGAGGTGATGACGGTTCCTGCCGCTTTCACCAAGCAAACCGGTGAGGCGCATTGGGAAATCCTGTTGAGAGCACGGGCGATCGAAAACGGCGTCTTCGTCGTTGCCGCAGCGCAGGCGGGCCGGCATGAGGACGGGCGCGAGACCTTCGGCCACTCGATGATCATCGATCCCTGGGGCACCGTGCTGGCCTCGGCCGGCGCAACAGGCGAGGCGGTCATCGTTGCCGAGATCGATCCCAGCGCGGTCAAGGCCGCCCATGACAAGATCCCGAACCTGAGGAACGGTCGGGAATTCTCGGTCGAGAAGATCGCGGGGGCAGTCGCAGGAGGCGTCGCCGCTTGA
- a CDS encoding methyltransferase domain-containing protein, with product METIFDRALIAAHRHRALVNNDLKAAFLLEIAAKEMAERLVVVERRFETAVELHGTTGAAARAAMATGKIGTMIRVESEKAYAGPGETLVEAPLEEVPLAPQLTNLILAPLSLHLTNDTPGVFIQVRRALKPDGLFLAAIPGAGTLQELRDVLLAAELEMTGGASPRVIPFADVRDIGSLMQRAGFTLPVIDAENYTVRYDSLFPLMRDLRAMGMSNPLAARSRMPLTRAFFLRAAEIYAERYSDADGRIRATFSIIYVSGWAPHESQQKPLQPGTAKARLADALKVDEHKLRQ from the coding sequence ATGGAAACGATCTTCGATAGAGCCCTGATCGCCGCACACCGTCATCGCGCGCTTGTCAATAATGACCTGAAAGCCGCCTTCCTGCTTGAGATCGCAGCCAAGGAAATGGCCGAGAGGCTTGTTGTCGTCGAGCGGCGCTTCGAAACCGCCGTTGAATTGCATGGCACAACCGGTGCAGCCGCCCGCGCGGCAATGGCGACGGGCAAGATTGGCACAATGATCCGCGTCGAAAGCGAGAAGGCCTATGCGGGCCCGGGCGAAACCCTTGTCGAGGCGCCGCTCGAGGAGGTGCCGCTTGCGCCCCAATTGACCAACCTCATCCTTGCGCCGCTCAGCCTGCATCTGACCAACGACACGCCTGGCGTTTTCATCCAGGTTCGCCGCGCTCTGAAGCCGGACGGCCTGTTCCTGGCGGCCATCCCCGGCGCCGGCACGCTGCAGGAGCTGCGCGACGTGCTTTTGGCTGCCGAGCTCGAGATGACGGGCGGCGCAAGCCCCCGCGTCATCCCCTTCGCTGATGTGCGCGATATCGGCAGTCTGATGCAGCGCGCCGGCTTCACCCTGCCGGTGATCGACGCTGAGAACTATACGGTCCGATATGACTCGCTCTTTCCGCTGATGCGCGATCTCAGGGCGATGGGCATGAGCAATCCGCTTGCCGCCCGTAGTCGCATGCCGCTGACGCGGGCCTTCTTCCTGCGCGCCGCAGAGATCTACGCCGAGCGATATTCCGATGCCGATGGACGCATTCGCGCGACATTCTCGATCATCTATGTCTCCGGATGGGCTCCGCATGAGAGCCAGCAGAAGCCGCTTCAGCCGGGCACGGCCAAAGCACGTCTTGCCGACGCCCTGAAAGTGGACGAACACAAGCTCAGGCAGTGA
- a CDS encoding ComF family protein gives MKRIHSERPADLLRAHLLRPFSALADFLYPPACSVCGISTGGHRGLCAKCWSGIRFIERPYCEVLGIPFSHDLGAGILSAEAIANPPPFDRLRSAATHDHAVRDLVHGLKYRDRTDLAPMMAGWMLRASDGAVESCDALVPVPLHRTRMLARKFNQAAELARHVARLSDKPLLASTLIRLKRTSQQVGLGAKAREDNVRGAFAIAKGCESDVFGKRIVLVDDVYTTGATVAAASRTLRKAGAADITVLTFARAISEPI, from the coding sequence ATGAAACGGATCCACTCCGAAAGACCGGCGGATTTGCTCCGGGCGCATCTCCTGCGACCGTTTTCGGCGCTTGCCGATTTTCTCTATCCGCCCGCCTGTTCCGTCTGCGGCATTTCGACCGGCGGCCATCGTGGGCTGTGCGCGAAATGCTGGTCCGGCATCCGCTTCATCGAGCGGCCCTATTGCGAAGTGCTCGGCATTCCCTTCTCGCATGATCTCGGCGCCGGCATCCTCAGCGCAGAGGCGATCGCCAATCCCCCGCCTTTCGACCGATTGCGGTCGGCGGCGACGCATGACCATGCGGTCCGCGATCTTGTTCACGGGTTGAAATATCGCGATCGCACCGATCTGGCGCCGATGATGGCCGGCTGGATGCTGCGTGCCTCCGACGGTGCGGTCGAAAGCTGCGACGCGCTGGTCCCGGTGCCGCTGCACCGCACTCGCATGCTGGCCCGTAAGTTCAACCAGGCTGCCGAACTTGCCCGCCATGTGGCGAGGCTATCGGACAAACCGCTGCTTGCCTCCACGCTCATCCGTCTCAAGCGCACCAGCCAGCAGGTCGGCCTCGGCGCCAAGGCGCGCGAGGACAATGTCAGAGGTGCTTTCGCGATTGCCAAAGGCTGCGAGAGCGACGTTTTCGGCAAGCGTATCGTGCTCGTCGACGACGTCTATACGACTGGGGCAACGGTCGCCGCCGCAAGCCGGACGCTGCGTAAGGCGGGTGCGGCGGATATCACGGTTTTAACCTTTGCAAGGGCCATTTCCGAGCCTATATGA
- the ubiG gene encoding bifunctional 2-polyprenyl-6-hydroxyphenol methylase/3-demethylubiquinol 3-O-methyltransferase UbiG translates to MTESARSTIDQGEVDRFSAMAAEWWSPTGKFKPLHKFNPVRLAYIRDKACENFGRDRKSPRPLEGLRVLDIGCGGGLLSEPVARMGATVVGADPSEKNIGIASTHANGSGVSVDYRAVTAEELADAGETFDIVLNMEVVEHVADVELFMRTCAKMVRPGGLIFIATINRTLKAAALAIFAAENILRWLPRGTHQYEKLVRPEELEKPLTASGLEITDRTGVFFNPLSNQWNLSKDMDVNYMLLAKRTV, encoded by the coding sequence ATGACAGAAAGCGCCAGAAGCACGATCGACCAGGGCGAAGTGGACCGCTTCTCGGCGATGGCGGCGGAATGGTGGAGCCCGACCGGCAAGTTCAAGCCGCTGCACAAATTCAACCCCGTCCGCCTCGCCTATATAAGAGACAAGGCCTGCGAGAATTTCGGCCGTGATCGGAAGAGCCCGCGCCCGCTCGAAGGTCTGCGCGTGCTCGACATCGGTTGCGGCGGCGGCCTGTTGTCCGAGCCTGTTGCCCGCATGGGCGCCACCGTGGTCGGCGCCGATCCTTCCGAAAAGAATATCGGCATCGCCTCGACCCATGCGAACGGTTCCGGCGTCTCGGTCGACTACCGCGCCGTCACTGCCGAGGAACTCGCCGATGCCGGCGAGACTTTCGATATCGTCTTGAACATGGAAGTGGTCGAACACGTCGCCGACGTCGAGCTCTTCATGAGGACCTGCGCCAAAATGGTCCGCCCCGGCGGCCTGATCTTCATCGCCACGATCAACCGCACGCTGAAGGCGGCGGCGCTCGCCATCTTCGCCGCCGAAAACATCCTGCGCTGGCTGCCGCGCGGCACCCATCAATATGAAAAGCTGGTGCGCCCGGAAGAGCTGGAAAAGCCGCTCACGGCAAGCGGCCTTGAGATTACCGATCGAACCGGCGTCTTCTTCAATCCGCTGTCCAACCAGTGGAACCTGTCCAAAGACATGGACGTGAATTACATGCTGCTGGCGAAGCGGACGGTATAA
- the grxC gene encoding glutaredoxin 3, whose amino-acid sequence MVPVTIYTRQFCGYCARAKSLLEQKGVEYVEHDATYSPDLRQEMIGKANGRTTFPQIFIGAEHVGGCDDLFALDRAGKLDPMLAA is encoded by the coding sequence ATGGTACCCGTCACGATCTATACACGGCAGTTCTGCGGCTATTGCGCCCGCGCCAAGTCCCTGCTCGAACAAAAGGGCGTCGAATATGTCGAGCACGACGCCACCTATTCGCCGGATCTACGCCAGGAGATGATCGGCAAGGCAAACGGGCGGACGACCTTCCCGCAGATCTTCATCGGTGCCGAGCATGTAGGCGGTTGTGACGATCTCTTCGCGCTGGATCGAGCCGGCAAGCTCGACCCGATGCTGGCGGCCTGA
- the argJ gene encoding bifunctional glutamate N-acetyltransferase/amino-acid acetyltransferase ArgJ produces the protein MSGSVSPLAPKSFVPMPSLRGVRMATASAGIKYKNRTDVLMMVFDKPASVAGVFTRSKCPSAPVDFCRANLPHGSARAVVVNSGNANAFTGMKGRQATALTAKSAAAAIGCSENEIYLASTGVIGEPLDATKFSGVLDRMQAEATGDFWFEAAKAIMTTDTYPKVSTRSAEIGGVAVTINGIAKGAGMIAPDMATMLSFIVTDADIAPAALQALLSDGVGPTFNSMTVDSDTSTSDTLMLFATGAAAEDGQPHIDRADDPRLAAFRAALNEVLKDLSLQVVRDGEGATKMLEITVTGAESDAAAKRIALSIANSPLVKTAAAGEDANWGRVVMAVGKSGEMADRDRLAIWFGDIRVAVNGERDPDYSEEAASNVMKAQDIPVKVDIGLGTGSATVWTCDLTKEYVAINGDYRS, from the coding sequence ATGTCCGGTTCCGTTTCGCCGCTCGCCCCGAAATCCTTCGTCCCGATGCCTTCGCTGCGCGGCGTGCGCATGGCGACCGCTTCGGCCGGCATCAAGTACAAGAACCGCACCGACGTGCTGATGATGGTCTTCGACAAGCCGGCATCGGTCGCGGGCGTCTTCACCCGTTCCAAATGCCCTTCGGCGCCGGTCGATTTCTGCCGTGCGAACCTGCCGCACGGGAGTGCACGCGCCGTCGTGGTCAATTCCGGCAACGCCAATGCCTTTACCGGCATGAAGGGCCGCCAGGCCACAGCGCTGACGGCGAAGTCGGCTGCTGCGGCAATTGGCTGCAGCGAGAATGAGATCTATCTCGCATCGACCGGCGTCATTGGCGAACCGCTCGATGCCACCAAATTCTCAGGCGTCCTTGACAGGATGCAGGCCGAGGCGACCGGCGATTTCTGGTTCGAAGCCGCCAAGGCGATCATGACCACCGACACTTATCCCAAGGTTTCGACCCGCAGCGCCGAGATCGGCGGCGTCGCCGTGACCATCAACGGCATTGCCAAGGGCGCCGGCATGATTGCGCCCGACATGGCGACGATGCTCTCCTTCATCGTCACCGATGCCGACATCGCGCCCGCAGCGCTACAGGCGCTTTTGTCCGACGGTGTCGGGCCGACCTTCAACTCGATGACCGTCGACAGCGACACGTCCACCTCCGACACGCTGATGCTGTTTGCGACGGGTGCGGCGGCCGAAGACGGCCAGCCGCACATCGACCGCGCCGATGATCCGCGTCTTGCCGCTTTCCGGGCAGCCCTGAACGAAGTGCTGAAGGATCTGTCGCTGCAGGTGGTGCGTGACGGCGAAGGCGCCACCAAAATGCTGGAAATCACCGTGACCGGCGCCGAGAGCGATGCCGCCGCCAAGCGCATCGCGCTGTCGATCGCCAACTCGCCGCTGGTCAAGACGGCTGCTGCGGGCGAAGACGCTAACTGGGGACGTGTCGTCATGGCAGTCGGCAAATCGGGGGAGATGGCGGATCGCGACCGGCTTGCCATCTGGTTCGGCGATATCAGGGTCGCGGTCAATGGCGAGCGCGATCCCGACTATTCCGAGGAAGCAGCCTCGAATGTGATGAAGGCACAGGATATCCCCGTCAAAGTCGATATCGGCCTCGGCACTGGATCGGCAACCGTCTGGACCTGCGACCTCACCAAGGAATATGTTGCGATCAATGGCGACTATCGGAGCTGA
- a CDS encoding aspartate kinase, which translates to MARIVMKFGGTSVADLDRIKNVARHVKREVDAGHEVAVVVSAMSGKTNELVGWVQGMPKVIGANSPFYDAREYDSVVASGEQVTSGLLAIALQAMDINARSWQGWQIPIRTDNAHGAARILEIDGSDIIKRMGEGQVAVIAGFQGLGPDNRVATLGRGGSDTSAVAIAAAVKADRCDIYTDVDGVYTTDPRIVPQARRLKKIAFEEMLEMASLGAKVLQVRSVELAMVHKVRTFVRSSFEDPDAPGMGDLLNPPGTLICDEDEIVEQEVVTGIAYAKDEAQISLRRLADRPGVSAAIFGPLAESHINVDMIVQNISEDGSKTDMTFTVPSGDVEKAIKVLGDHKEKIGYDVVQNESGLVKVSVIGIGMRSHAGVAATAFRALAEKGINIKAITTSEIKISILIDGPYAELAVRTLHSCYGLDKN; encoded by the coding sequence ATGGCACGCATCGTAATGAAATTCGGCGGCACGTCCGTCGCTGACCTGGACCGCATCAAGAACGTTGCCCGCCATGTGAAACGCGAAGTGGATGCCGGCCACGAGGTGGCGGTGGTCGTCTCTGCAATGTCCGGCAAGACCAATGAACTGGTCGGCTGGGTGCAGGGCATGCCCAAGGTCATCGGCGCCAACTCGCCATTTTACGATGCTCGGGAATATGATTCGGTCGTCGCCTCCGGCGAGCAGGTGACCTCGGGGCTGCTGGCGATCGCATTGCAAGCGATGGATATCAATGCGCGGTCCTGGCAGGGATGGCAGATCCCGATCCGCACGGACAATGCGCATGGTGCGGCCCGGATTCTCGAGATCGACGGTTCCGACATTATCAAGCGGATGGGCGAGGGGCAGGTCGCCGTCATTGCCGGATTCCAGGGGCTGGGGCCGGACAACCGCGTCGCCACCCTCGGACGCGGCGGCTCAGACACGTCGGCCGTCGCCATCGCGGCCGCTGTCAAAGCGGATCGCTGCGATATCTATACCGATGTCGACGGCGTCTACACGACCGATCCGCGCATCGTGCCGCAGGCGCGCAGGCTGAAGAAGATCGCCTTCGAGGAAATGCTTGAGATGGCCTCGCTCGGCGCCAAGGTGCTGCAGGTGCGCTCGGTCGAGCTTGCCATGGTGCACAAGGTGCGCACCTTCGTGCGCTCGTCTTTCGAAGATCCCGATGCTCCGGGCATGGGCGATCTGTTGAACCCGCCCGGAACACTGATTTGTGACGAGGATGAAATCGTGGAACAGGAAGTAGTCACCGGCATCGCCTATGCCAAGGATGAGGCTCAGATCTCGCTTCGCCGTCTTGCCGACCGGCCGGGCGTTTCCGCCGCGATCTTCGGGCCGCTTGCCGAATCCCATATCAATGTCGACATGATCGTCCAGAATATTTCCGAGGACGGGTCGAAGACCGATATGACCTTCACCGTGCCGTCGGGCGACGTGGAGAAGGCGATCAAGGTGCTCGGCGACCATAAGGAGAAGATCGGCTACGATGTCGTGCAGAACGAATCGGGCCTGGTGAAAGTCTCCGTCATCGGTATCGGCATGCGCAGTCATGCCGGCGTTGCCGCGACCGCGTTTCGTGCACTTGCCGAAAAAGGCATCAACATCAAGGCGATCACTACCTCCGAGATCAAGATTTCCATCCTGATCGACGGTCCCTATGCAGAACTCGCTGTCAGGACTTTGCATTCCTGCTACGGTCTGGATAAGAATTGA
- a CDS encoding Flp family type IVb pilin encodes MRLWKAFLADDTGATAVEYGLIAAIICTALVSGLGIFTGSLQNVFNMVTNNITVN; translated from the coding sequence ATGCGTCTTTGGAAAGCATTTCTTGCAGATGACACAGGTGCGACGGCGGTCGAATACGGCCTGATCGCCGCCATCATTTGCACTGCGCTTGTCTCGGGTCTCGGCATCTTCACCGGCAGCCTGCAGAACGTCTTCAACATGGTCACCAACAATATCACCGTCAATTGA
- the ptsP gene encoding phosphoenolpyruvate--protein phosphotransferase, protein MRDLSGGPRVLLRRLRELMAEPLEPQDRLDRIVRQIAGNMVAEVCSVYVLRADGVLELYATEGLNREAVHLAQLKMGQGLVGTIAASAQPLNLSDAQSHPAFRYLPETGEEIYHSFLGVPILRTGRSLGVLVVQNKASRNYRDEEVEALETTAMVLAEMIATGELKKITKPGLELDLTRSVTIDGDTYNDGIGLGYVVLHEPRIVVTNLLNEDAEKEIRRLAEAMGSLRISIDDMLSRRDVSMEGEHREVLETYRMFAHDQGWVRKLEEAIRNGLTAEAAVEKVQSDTKARMMRLTDPYLRERMHDFEDLANRLLRQLTGYTGRTTAEGFPNDAVILARAMGAAELLDYPRANVRGLVLEEGAVTSHVVIVARAMGIPVIGQAAGVVALAENGDAVIIDADEGHVHLRPMADHRRSYEEKVRFRARRQEQFRALRAIEPVTKDGQRISLMMNAGLLVDLPQLSESGAEGIGLFRTELQFMIASTMPKAEEQEQFYRNVIKQAAGRAVTFRTLDIGGDKVVPYFRGHEEENPALGWRAIRLSLDRPGLLRTQLRALLKASADTELKLMVPMVTEVSELKMVRELLQKEVQHLSRFGHGLPRKLQFGAMLEVPALLWQLDELMEAVDFVSVGSNDLFQFSMAVDRGNARVSDRFDPLGKPFLRILRDIVRGADRNKTPVTLCGELAGKPLSAMALLGIGFRAISMSPASIGPVKAMLLGLDVGALAKVMDEVLDDHRSTEPMREVLARFAESHNIPL, encoded by the coding sequence ATGAGAGACCTTTCCGGCGGTCCGCGCGTGCTGCTCAGGCGGCTGCGCGAGTTGATGGCAGAGCCGCTGGAGCCGCAGGATCGTCTTGACCGAATCGTCCGCCAGATCGCCGGCAATATGGTGGCGGAAGTCTGCTCCGTCTATGTGCTGCGCGCCGACGGCGTGCTTGAACTCTATGCGACCGAAGGCCTCAACCGCGAAGCCGTGCACCTGGCGCAGCTGAAGATGGGGCAGGGCCTCGTCGGCACGATCGCCGCCTCGGCGCAGCCGCTGAACCTTTCCGACGCGCAGTCGCATCCGGCCTTCCGCTACCTGCCGGAGACGGGTGAAGAAATCTACCATTCCTTCCTCGGTGTGCCGATCTTGAGAACCGGGCGCTCGCTCGGCGTTCTCGTCGTGCAGAACAAGGCGAGCCGCAACTATCGCGACGAGGAGGTGGAAGCGCTCGAAACGACAGCGATGGTGCTTGCCGAGATGATCGCCACCGGCGAGCTCAAGAAGATCACCAAACCGGGCCTCGAACTCGACCTGACACGATCAGTGACGATCGACGGCGATACTTACAACGACGGCATAGGCCTCGGCTACGTCGTCTTGCATGAGCCGCGCATCGTCGTCACCAACCTGCTGAACGAAGATGCGGAGAAGGAGATCCGGCGGCTGGCGGAGGCCATGGGCTCGCTGAGGATCTCGATCGACGACATGCTGTCGCGCCGTGACGTGTCGATGGAAGGCGAGCATCGCGAGGTGCTCGAAACCTATCGTATGTTCGCGCACGACCAGGGCTGGGTGCGCAAGCTCGAAGAGGCGATCCGTAACGGCCTGACGGCAGAAGCGGCAGTCGAAAAGGTGCAGAGCGACACCAAGGCGCGGATGATGCGGTTGACCGACCCTTATCTGCGCGAACGCATGCATGACTTCGAGGATCTGGCAAACCGACTGCTCAGGCAGTTGACGGGTTATACAGGCCGGACGACCGCGGAGGGCTTCCCGAACGATGCGGTCATTCTGGCGCGCGCCATGGGGGCGGCCGAGCTGCTCGATTATCCCCGTGCCAATGTGCGCGGACTGGTGCTGGAGGAAGGGGCGGTGACGAGCCATGTGGTGATCGTCGCGCGCGCCATGGGCATTCCCGTCATCGGCCAGGCGGCGGGCGTTGTAGCGCTCGCCGAGAATGGCGATGCCGTGATCATCGACGCCGATGAGGGGCATGTGCATCTCCGGCCGATGGCCGATCATCGGCGCTCCTACGAGGAAAAGGTGCGCTTCCGCGCCAGGCGGCAGGAGCAGTTCCGGGCACTGCGCGCCATCGAGCCGGTTACCAAGGACGGCCAGCGGATCTCGCTGATGATGAATGCCGGTCTGCTGGTCGACCTGCCGCAGCTTTCGGAATCGGGTGCGGAGGGCATCGGTCTCTTCCGCACCGAGCTGCAATTCATGATCGCCTCTACCATGCCGAAGGCGGAAGAGCAGGAGCAGTTCTATCGCAATGTGATCAAGCAGGCGGCGGGCCGCGCTGTCACATTCCGCACACTCGATATCGGCGGCGACAAGGTCGTCCCTTATTTCCGTGGCCACGAGGAGGAAAATCCCGCACTCGGCTGGCGTGCGATCCGGCTGTCGCTCGACAGGCCGGGATTGTTGCGCACCCAACTGCGCGCCCTGCTGAAGGCATCGGCCGATACCGAGCTGAAGCTGATGGTTCCGATGGTGACGGAGGTTTCCGAGCTGAAGATGGTGCGCGAACTCCTGCAGAAGGAAGTGCAGCATCTGTCGCGCTTCGGGCACGGGCTGCCGCGCAAGCTGCAATTCGGAGCGATGCTGGAGGTGCCCGCGCTGCTCTGGCAGCTTGATGAACTGATGGAGGCGGTCGATTTCGTCTCGGTGGGTTCCAACGACCTCTTCCAGTTTTCTATGGCGGTCGATCGCGGCAATGCGCGGGTGTCGGATCGCTTCGATCCACTCGGCAAGCCGTTTTTGCGGATCCTGCGCGATATCGTGCGCGGGGCGGATCGGAACAAGACGCCGGTGACGCTCTGCGGCGAGCTTGCCGGCAAGCCGCTTTCGGCAATGGCGCTACTCGGCATCGGCTTTCGGGCGATCTCGATGTCGCCCGCCTCGATAGGGCCGGTGAAGGCGATGCTGCTTGGGCTTGATGTCGGGGCGCTGGCGAAGGTGATGGACGAAGTGCTCGACGATCATCGCAGCACGGAGCCGATGCGCGAGGTGCTTGCCCGCTTCGCCGAGAGCCACAATATTCCCCTTTAG
- a CDS encoding GNAT family N-acetyltransferase has product MATIGADRPLVQASISSQNLPLVRRLEAVGFRAWPAASVQYDGSWQVRLTAGHPSNRLNSIVPLDPSDHRDVEIRLEKASRKFEAYGRAAVVRQTPLASPVLIELLSAQNWTRFDETVVMTCNLAEAELPDTLDHLPTHDVGRFVDANLAVDGAPPSLKPALAEIISAIKPPSGLFMIENAVEGPLATVLCVQDNDLAGIMSLSVCETRRREGLGTEILTSALRWARMRSARSAWLQVKLSNRPAIALYERLGFRGAYHYCYWQRESR; this is encoded by the coding sequence ATGGCGACTATCGGAGCTGATCGTCCATTGGTGCAGGCATCCATATCTTCGCAGAATCTGCCGCTGGTCCGCAGGCTGGAGGCCGTCGGCTTTCGCGCCTGGCCGGCGGCATCCGTGCAATATGACGGCAGCTGGCAGGTGCGGCTGACCGCGGGCCATCCGTCCAACCGGCTGAATTCCATCGTGCCGCTCGATCCCTCGGATCATCGCGATGTCGAGATCCGTCTGGAAAAGGCGAGCCGGAAATTCGAGGCCTATGGCCGCGCCGCCGTCGTCCGCCAGACGCCGCTCGCGTCGCCGGTGCTGATCGAGCTTCTCAGCGCCCAGAACTGGACACGGTTCGACGAGACCGTGGTGATGACCTGCAATCTGGCCGAGGCTGAGCTGCCGGATACGCTCGATCACCTGCCAACCCATGACGTCGGCCGTTTCGTCGATGCCAACCTGGCGGTCGACGGGGCGCCGCCGAGCCTGAAACCGGCGCTTGCCGAAATCATTTCGGCGATCAAGCCGCCGTCGGGTCTCTTCATGATCGAGAATGCGGTGGAGGGACCGCTTGCGACCGTGCTCTGCGTCCAGGACAACGATCTTGCCGGCATCATGTCGCTTTCGGTCTGCGAAACGCGTCGGCGCGAGGGGCTCGGCACCGAAATCCTGACCTCGGCGCTGCGCTGGGCGCGCATGCGCAGCGCCCGCTCGGCCTGGCTGCAGGTCAAGCTTTCCAATCGTCCGGCCATTGCGCTCTACGAGCGCCTCGGTTTTCGCGGCGCCTATCACTATTGCTATTGGCAGCGGGAGTCGCGATGA
- a CDS encoding DUF1178 family protein: MIRYSLTCDNAHEFEGWFSESADFDRQLASGFLTCPVCHSAAVSKLLMAPSVSTARKKDERQTLAMDAMRREALQKLKEAVAAVKANSEDVGTKFPEEARKIHYGEADARGIIGQATVDEAQALVDEGIEIAAIPVLPEDVN, encoded by the coding sequence TTGATCCGCTATTCCCTTACCTGTGACAATGCGCATGAATTCGAAGGCTGGTTTTCAGAAAGCGCCGATTTCGACCGCCAGCTCGCGAGCGGCTTCCTGACCTGCCCGGTCTGCCATTCCGCCGCCGTGTCCAAGCTCCTGATGGCGCCCTCGGTGTCGACCGCGCGCAAGAAGGATGAGAGGCAGACGTTGGCGATGGATGCCATGCGCCGGGAGGCCCTGCAAAAGCTGAAAGAGGCAGTTGCGGCCGTCAAGGCCAATTCCGAGGATGTCGGCACGAAATTTCCCGAGGAAGCCCGCAAGATCCATTATGGCGAGGCGGACGCCCGGGGCATCATCGGCCAAGCAACCGTCGACGAGGCGCAGGCGCTCGTCGACGAAGGCATCGAGATTGCTGCCATTCCCGTTTTGCCTGAGGACGTAAACTGA
- the mutT gene encoding 8-oxo-dGTP diphosphatase MutT yields the protein MSEAGRKILLVAACALIDADGRILLAQRPEGKSLAGLWEFPGGKVEPGETPEETLVRELEEELGIKTKIACLAPFTFASHSYETFHLLMPLYICRRYEGIAQGREGQALKWVRAQALRDYPMPPADEPLIPMLQDLL from the coding sequence ATGAGCGAGGCAGGTCGGAAGATATTGCTGGTCGCCGCCTGTGCGCTGATCGATGCCGACGGGCGTATCCTATTGGCACAACGTCCCGAGGGAAAGTCGCTGGCCGGGCTCTGGGAATTTCCCGGCGGGAAGGTAGAACCCGGCGAGACGCCGGAGGAGACGCTGGTGCGCGAACTCGAGGAAGAGCTCGGCATCAAGACCAAGATCGCCTGCCTGGCGCCGTTCACCTTCGCCAGCCATTCCTATGAGACGTTTCACCTGTTGATGCCGCTCTATATCTGCCGGCGCTATGAGGGCATTGCCCAGGGCCGCGAAGGGCAGGCTTTGAAATGGGTGCGCGCGCAGGCCCTTCGGGATTACCCTATGCCGCCGGCCGACGAGCCGCTTATCCCGATGTTGCAGGATTTACTTTAG